The Candidatus Cloacimonadota bacterium sequence ACAAATTTTATAGCTTCGGTCAATTTTTGAAATCGTGTTTTTGTATCAAATTGATTATTGGGAATCATTTTTGTTTCGAAGATACCGGCAAGGGGTTCAAACATTTTATCCTCAAAAAGACTTGATGATCTGATGGCAAGAGGTTTGTGAGTTTTTGAAATCAGACTATACAGATCACCATCAATAAAGGCTGGTAAACTTGCTTTTTGAAATGCGTTTGCAATTGTGTCATCTAATTGATCGGACAAGGCAATTTGATAAAGGTTGTTTTCTTGCATAAAAATGTCAAAAATATCCGATAACAAAACAGTCATATTTGGAATGTCAACAATCATGTTATTGAATTTATTATCTTTAAAAGCAGCATCTATTGAGTTTTTCATCAAAATAAGACTTCCGGCTTTGCCACCCGGTTCGTCTTTTCCGATGAAGTTAAAACTGCTATTATTATACATCTGATTTCTGTCAAATTGTATTTTTATCTTTTTCAATTCAGTAACCTACGATTTTTATTAAAATTATCATTGATTATTTTTGGGGATTTTTTATCCGAGAATGAGTCGATTAATTAGTATCTGTCCGTAAAGTAGCCTTTTCGAGAAGTCACGGACCAACCTGTCTGGGCATAGTGTAACGAAGCCTGATTCCGTGACGAATTAAAAAAATTATCTATTAAATTAATTAGCGTTATATTTGAGTTGGAAAATCTTAAGTCAATTTCAAAAAAACGGAACTTAACTCAAGATTTTCCTTTACGGCTGGACAAGAATTTAAAAAAAAGCAGGGAACAAATTGTCCCCTGCTAAGTATTTTTTAATTATATTTAGATCCAACCGCGATCTTTGGAAGCCTGCACAACTTTGTTTATAGAGATTATGTAAGCTGCGTCTCGCATATAGAGATTTTTTTCTCTGGCAAGTTTTGAGACATCAAGATATGCCGAAGTCATTTTGATATCCAATTTTCCCAATACTTCATCTTTTTCCCAGAAGTAATTCATATTGCATTGGACTTGTTCAAAATAGCTGCAAGTAACTCCGCCGGCATTAGCCAGAAAATCAGGAATCATTAGAATTCCTTTTTCCCGAATAATCTTATCAGCTTCAGGAGTTGTGGGACCATTTGCACCTTCAGCAATTATTTTCACTTTTGGACTTATCTTTTCGACATTATCCTTTGTGATTTGATTTTCCAAAGCAGCAGGTATGAGAATATCTACGTCCTGTTCGATCCATTTATCTCCGGGTAGGACTTCATATCCGATTTCTTTTGCTTTGGTTTTATCAATACCACCAAATTTATCTGTGATTGATAATAACTCGTCCAGATTGATACCTTCTGTTTTTTTGAAAGAATAAGAAGTATTGTCTTCTTGATCCCAGCATGAAACACATATTGTTTTTCCACCCAATTGGGTGTAGAGTTGTATCGCATATTGAGATACGTTTCCAAAGCCTTGAAAAGCTGCCACCGTATCTTCAGGTTTAATATTCATTTCCTTTAACGCTTCTCTTAGTGTGAAAATAACACCATAACCTGTCGCTTCGGTTCTGCCGAGTGATCCACCCATTCCAACCGGTTTTCCGGTAATCATGCCAGGATATTTGGCTCCGTGAATTGTTTCATATTCATCAAGCATCCAAAGCATGTGTTGGGCATTTGTCATTAC is a genomic window containing:
- a CDS encoding Glu/Leu/Phe/Val dehydrogenase, which translates into the protein MSKSFDAFEMAQKQFDDIAEILNLDVAAKELLRNPLREYHFSIPVKMDDGSSKVFRGFRVQHNDARGPAKGGIRFHPQETINTVRALSMWMTWKCAVVDIPLGGSKGGVICDPHNLSDREQEQICRGWVRQIANDIGPLRDVPAPDVMTNAQHMLWMLDEYETIHGAKYPGMITGKPVGMGGSLGRTEATGYGVIFTLREALKEMNIKPEDTVAAFQGFGNVSQYAIQLYTQLGGKTICVSCWDQEDNTSYSFKKTEGINLDELLSITDKFGGIDKTKAKEIGYEVLPGDKWIEQDVDILIPAALENQITKDNVEKISPKVKIIAEGANGPTTPEADKIIREKGILMIPDFLANAGGVTCSYFEQVQCNMNYFWEKDEVLGKLDIKMTSAYLDVSKLAREKNLYMRDAAYIISINKVVQASKDRGWI